One Burkholderia vietnamiensis LMG 10929 genomic window carries:
- a CDS encoding branched-chain amino acid ABC transporter substrate-binding protein, with translation MKLKVSHVALAAACALSGAHALAADVVKIGFAAPLTGPQSNYGTDMQKGVQLAIADFNATHPTIGGKPVTFQLDSQDDQADPRTGTTVAQRLIDDNVRGIIGHFNSGTSIPASDLYDRAGLPQISMATSPQYTARGYKTTYRLLTSDAQAGRIVGTYAVKTLRFKRIAIIDDRTAYGQGIADEFAKAVQAAGGTIIKRDFTNDKALDFSAILTNLKGVNPDAIFYGGGDAQSSPMIRKMRQLGIKAAFVTGEMSRSPTFLKVGGEAAEGAIVYMGGLPKEKMPGFASYASRYKARFNEDVITYSPYSYDGTIALLTAMKDANSTDPKVYTPYLGKVSIKGVSAPSIAYDAKGDLKDAPVTIYKVEHGAFKPVDTIAGN, from the coding sequence GTGAAGCTGAAGGTATCGCACGTCGCGCTGGCTGCCGCCTGCGCACTGTCGGGCGCCCACGCCCTCGCCGCCGACGTCGTCAAGATCGGTTTCGCCGCGCCGCTGACCGGGCCGCAATCGAACTACGGCACCGACATGCAGAAAGGCGTGCAGCTCGCGATCGCCGATTTCAACGCGACGCATCCGACGATCGGCGGCAAGCCGGTGACGTTCCAGCTCGACTCGCAGGACGACCAGGCCGATCCGCGCACCGGCACGACGGTCGCGCAGCGGCTGATCGACGACAACGTCCGCGGGATCATCGGCCATTTCAACTCGGGCACCAGCATTCCGGCGTCCGATCTGTACGATCGCGCGGGCCTGCCGCAGATCTCGATGGCGACGTCGCCGCAGTACACCGCACGCGGCTACAAGACGACCTACCGGCTGCTGACGAGCGACGCGCAGGCGGGCCGCATCGTCGGCACCTATGCGGTGAAGACGCTGCGCTTCAAGCGCATCGCGATCATCGACGACCGCACCGCGTACGGCCAGGGCATCGCCGACGAGTTCGCGAAGGCCGTGCAGGCCGCGGGCGGCACGATCATCAAGCGCGACTTCACGAACGACAAGGCGCTCGATTTCTCCGCGATCCTGACCAACCTGAAGGGCGTCAATCCGGATGCGATCTTCTACGGCGGCGGCGACGCGCAATCGTCGCCGATGATCCGCAAGATGCGCCAGCTCGGCATCAAGGCGGCGTTCGTGACCGGCGAGATGTCGCGTTCGCCGACGTTCCTGAAGGTCGGCGGCGAAGCGGCCGAAGGCGCGATCGTCTACATGGGCGGGCTGCCGAAGGAGAAGATGCCCGGCTTCGCCAGCTATGCGTCGCGCTACAAGGCGCGCTTCAACGAGGACGTGATCACCTATTCGCCTTACTCGTACGACGGCACGATCGCGCTGCTCACCGCGATGAAGGACGCGAACTCGACCGATCCGAAGGTCTATACGCCGTATCTCGGCAAGGTGTCGATCAAGGGCGTGTCGGCGCCGAGCATCGCGTACGACGCGAAGGGCGACCTGAAGGACGCGCCGGTGACGATCTACAAGGTCGAGCATGGCGCCTTCAAGCCGGTCGACACGATCGCCGGCAACTGA